A part of Aegilops tauschii subsp. strangulata cultivar AL8/78 chromosome 2, Aet v6.0, whole genome shotgun sequence genomic DNA contains:
- the LOC109778169 gene encoding uncharacterized protein encodes MAIPEELRRYWLPILLAAAGFLFQLLVLPKSFPPSHYDALGIPTFAPVEKVVEAYELLSREWLAETNDRSTVDIIKIRYAYELLTNPVWKRDYDLFGLDHHTDIFERVKEQYQKEHFLKIDLPLLKDSLIHSTGHAFNVITRDSLMSAIAEDYPLLIQVYSKGSPRCAQFFEYWKQIDTRLDGVANTAMVELGDVQLAGYFAEKRFSQQPFFRNGIPALVAYPANCRSPSCYMRYPGELTVDSVVNWVASSIVGLPRILYYSKETLGPQFIGKSSHHKVKAIFFSSTGERAAPFLRQAAQEYSSYASFAFVLWKEEESQIWWNSLGVESAPALVFLKGPGAKPVVYHGTFSKSEFTEIMEEHKHQELQQLRSDTSLDLGCDARGHSRAGKEIMIWYCVIAAGRPGVELSKKRQILRKAQDQLLSAAGESATGNLENLVEVASAATALKNDRLTFVWLDGELQKKICAFYLATDYHGACGPRGFEDDNDKPEVFIVRFQRNATYEALKADKKNNLIETLQGQDTPDASQLVARYNGPDGILEINKWVSQIIKDGDTREIPYFTSKVPDLVPEETNKEWLSGTKGIRSAGKSLKERVQNSGFSFRDYLTDPRIGPALLMLACISWGTIWFKNIQSAQKTPKDEAPKDKTDKRRRPKLSTTLFGQPESSADPEPRDARQWEMDSDSD; translated from the exons ATGGCGATTCCGGAGGAGCTGCGCCGCTACTGGCTGCCgatcctcctcgccgccgccggcttcctctTCCAGCTCCTCGTCCTGCCGAAATCCTTTCCGCCCTCCCACTACGACG CGCTCGGAATCCCGACGTTTGCGCCGGTCGAGAAGGTGGTCGAGGCATACGAGCTGCTCTCCAGAGAGTG GCTTGCTGAAACAAATGACCGGTCAACTGTTGATATTATAAAG ATCCGTTATGCGTATGAGCTGCTGACAAATCCAGTTTGGAAGCGGGACTATGATCTTTTTGGTCTGGATCATCATACG GATATCTTCGAGAGAGTCAAAGAACAATATCAAAAAGAGCACTTCCTGAAAATAGATCTACCTTTGTTAAAAGATTCTTTAATTC ATTCGACCGGTCATGCCTTCAATGTAATCACACGTGACTCATTGATGTCTGCTATTGCTGAAGATTACCCGTTGCTCATACAG GTTTATTCAAAGGGGAGTCCTCGCTGCGCTCAATTTTTTGAGTACTGGAAGCAAATTG ACACTCGACTGGATGGCGTGGCCAACACTGCTATGGTAGAACTTGGTGATGTGCAACTGGCGGGGTATTTTGCAGAAAAAAGGTTCTCTCAACAGCCATTTTTCCGCAATG GTATACCAGCTCTTGTTGCATATCCTGCTAACTGCAGAAGTCCATCCTGTTATATGAG GTACCCAGGTGAGCTAACTGTGGATTCTGTTGTCAACTGGGTGGCATCATCAATTGTTGGTTTACCTCGGATCTTGTACTACTCAAAGGAGACACTG GGACCCCAGTTCATTGGGAAGAGTAGCCATCATAAG GTCAAGGCTATCTTTTTCTCAAGCACTGGGGAGCGTGCGGCTCCATTCCTTCGCCAAGCTGCCCAAGAGTATTCGAGCTATGCATCTTTTGCATTTGTCCTATGGAAAGAAGAGGAATCCCAGATCTGGTGGAATTC ATTAGGAGTGGAATCGGCTCCTGCACTTGTTTTCTTGAAGGGGCCAGGTGCCAAGCCTGTTGTATACCATG GAACTTTTAGTAAGTCCGAGTTCACAGAGATAATGGAGGAGCATAAGCACCAAG AACTCCAGCAGCTAAGAAGTGACACATCTTTGGATCTTGGTTGTGATGCTAGAGGTCATTCACGCGCTGGGAAAGAAATAATGATATGGTATTGTGTAATAGCTGCAGGTCGCCCTGGTGTAGAATTAAGTAAAAAGAGACAA ATTTTGAGGAAGGCCCAGGACCAACTACTCAGTGCTGCTGGTGAAAGTGCTACTGGGAATTTGGAAAATTTAGTAGAGGTAGCAAGTGCTGCAACTGCCTTAAAAAATGACAGGCTGACCTTTGTTTGGTTGGATGGAGAATTACAGAAG AAAATTTGTGCCTTCTACCTTGCCACTGATTACCATGGAGCCTGTGGTCCTAGAGGTTTTGAAGATGACAATGATAAGCCTGAAGTATTCATTGTCCGTTTCCAAAGAAATGCAACATACGAGGCGTTGAAAGCCGACAAAAAGAATAATCTTATAGAGACTCTCCAAGGACAGGACACTCCTGATGCCTCCCAGCTAGTGGCTAGGTATAATGGCCCGGATGGAATTCTGGAG ATAAACAAGTGGGTCTCTCAGATTATCAAAGATGGAGATACTAGAGAAATTCCTTACTTT ACTTCCAAGGTACCAGATCTTGTACCCGAAGAAACAAATAAGGAATGGTTAAGCGGTACCAAAGGTATCCGCTCGGCAGGGAAAAGTTTAAAAGAGAGGGTTCAGAACAGTGGCTTCAGTTTCAGAGATTACTTAACTGACCCAAGGATTGGTCCAGCTTTGCTGATGCTTGCATGCATTTCATGGGGAACAATATGGTTCAAGAATATCCAATCAGCTCAGAAGACTCCAAAG GACGAAGCTCCTAAAGACAAGACCGACAAACGTCGCCGTCCAAAGCTTAGCACGACACTCTTTGGTCAACCTGAATCCAGCGCGGATCCTGAACCCAGAGATGCTCGTCAGTGGGAGATGGACTCAGATTCAGACTGA